A DNA window from Akkermansiaceae bacterium contains the following coding sequences:
- a CDS encoding arsenate reductase family protein has protein sequence MPTLYAYKNCDTCRKAAKWLKENQIPHETKAIRETPPSIAELKAALKANGGDLRKLFNTSGGDYRELGIKDRLPGMKEEEALDLLSRNGNLVKRPFLIGDGVALNGFSEAAWKDALG, from the coding sequence ATGCCGACGCTCTACGCCTACAAAAACTGCGACACCTGCCGGAAAGCCGCCAAATGGCTGAAGGAAAACCAGATCCCCCATGAGACGAAGGCCATCCGCGAAACGCCGCCGTCCATTGCTGAACTGAAGGCCGCCCTCAAGGCCAACGGCGGTGACCTCCGGAAACTCTTCAACACCTCCGGCGGTGACTACCGGGAACTCGGCATCAAAGACAGGCTACCCGGCATGAAGGAGGAGGAGGCGCTCGACCTGCTCTCACGGAACGGAAATCTGGTGAAACGTCCGTTCCTGATCGGTGACGGGGTGGCTCTGAATGGCTTCAGCGAGGCGGCGTGGAAGGACGCGCTGGGCTAG
- the cmk gene encoding (d)CMP kinase has translation MSSTHTHFAIALDGPAASGKSTLARNLAARLGLVMVNSGAMYRAVTWKALKENIPPSDRQAVVEMLGRIDITTGVKDNVSTIGIDGEDPGDALRSEEVNANVSAISAIPEVRVLLVNLQRDYLQAHSIVMEGRDIGSVVFPDTPYKIYVDAAEHVRAARRSQVGEVDSVAERDAADSKRDTSPLVIAEGATVLDTSDHTIESGVDAAIAILRNQGLPVSLP, from the coding sequence GTGAGCTCGACCCACACCCACTTCGCCATCGCCCTGGACGGCCCCGCCGCCTCCGGCAAAAGCACCCTCGCCAGGAACCTCGCCGCCAGGCTGGGCCTGGTGATGGTGAACTCCGGCGCGATGTACCGTGCCGTAACCTGGAAGGCTCTGAAGGAAAACATCCCGCCATCGGACAGACAGGCCGTCGTTGAAATGCTCGGCCGGATCGACATCACCACCGGGGTGAAGGACAACGTCTCCACCATCGGAATCGATGGCGAGGATCCGGGTGACGCGCTGAGGAGCGAGGAGGTGAACGCGAATGTCTCCGCCATTTCCGCCATCCCGGAAGTGAGGGTCCTGCTGGTCAACCTCCAGCGTGACTACCTGCAGGCGCACAGCATCGTGATGGAAGGCCGCGACATCGGTTCCGTGGTTTTTCCGGACACGCCTTACAAAATCTACGTGGATGCCGCGGAGCATGTCCGCGCCGCCCGCCGCAGCCAGGTCGGCGAAGTTGATTCCGTCGCCGAGCGCGATGCCGCGGACAGCAAGCGGGACACCTCCCCTCTCGTGATCGCGGAAGGAGCCACTGTTCTGGATACGTCCGACCACACCATCGAAAGCGGCGTGGACGCCGCCATCGCCATCCTCCGCAACCAGGGCCTGCCCGTTTCGCTGCCATGA
- a CDS encoding prephenate dehydrogenase/arogenate dehydrogenase family protein, which yields MRDDFTNVTILGGGLLGGSLALALPNPDGAPRVNLWVRRAETAEEAEAAGITDVTCDLAEAVADADLVVLAVPVGVMPGLVSAAVEAGLQKGCLITDVGSVKRFPHQAITPLLAGTGVRFIGSHPMAGSEKTGITAAAADLFRNAACILTNDDHVAGSEAAALDRFWQKLGCRTAWMSAEIHDALVARISHLPHIISASAARVSLQDPAEGRFGGGGLRDTTRVAGGNADMWAEILIENRKAIAAPLRETIEDLREILASLENGGQESVRQWLITAKERRDLYQSPIT from the coding sequence ATGAGAGACGATTTCACGAATGTCACGATCCTAGGCGGCGGGCTGCTCGGCGGCTCCCTCGCCCTTGCTCTCCCAAATCCCGACGGTGCGCCGCGGGTCAATCTCTGGGTCCGCCGGGCGGAAACCGCGGAAGAAGCGGAAGCTGCGGGCATCACGGATGTGACCTGTGACCTCGCGGAAGCCGTGGCGGACGCCGATCTTGTCGTCCTCGCCGTGCCCGTCGGTGTCATGCCCGGCTTGGTTTCAGCCGCCGTGGAGGCCGGGTTGCAGAAGGGCTGCCTGATCACGGATGTGGGCAGCGTGAAGCGGTTCCCCCATCAGGCGATCACGCCTTTGCTCGCGGGAACCGGTGTCCGTTTTATCGGCAGTCATCCGATGGCGGGTTCGGAGAAAACCGGCATCACCGCCGCCGCCGCCGATCTTTTCCGGAACGCCGCCTGTATCCTGACGAATGACGATCACGTTGCCGGCTCGGAGGCTGCGGCCCTGGACCGGTTCTGGCAGAAGCTCGGCTGCCGCACCGCCTGGATGAGCGCGGAGATCCATGACGCACTGGTCGCCAGGATCAGCCACCTGCCCCACATCATCTCCGCCAGCGCGGCCCGAGTCTCCCTGCAGGATCCCGCCGAAGGACGTTTCGGCGGTGGCGGACTGCGCGACACCACCCGCGTGGCGGGGGGTAATGCGGACATGTGGGCGGAAATCCTCATCGAAAACCGCAAGGCCATCGCCGCTCCGCTCCGCGAAACCATCGAGGATCTCCGTGAAATCCTTGCCAGCCTCGAAAACGGCGGACAAGAAAGCGTCCGCCAATGGCTCATCACCGCCAAGGAACGGCGGGATCTCTACCAATCACCCATCACCTGA
- a CDS encoding NAD-dependent deacylase yields MNIVILTGAGVSAESGLQTFRGADGLWEGHRVEDVATPEAFGRNPELVQRFYNERRARLLDGTVHPNPAHHALARLEREYPGQVLLITQNIDDLHDRAGSKSLLHLHGELLKCRCVVCAHTGEIRTDLSTRSICPECDSTGTLRPDIVWFGEMPYHLDEISAALQRADLFVSIGTSGSVYPAAGFVAMAARNQASTLELNLEATSREFRDRRLGPASEVVPLWVAEVLGR; encoded by the coding sequence ATGAACATCGTCATCCTCACCGGGGCGGGCGTTTCCGCGGAATCGGGATTACAGACCTTCCGCGGGGCGGACGGGCTGTGGGAGGGCCACCGCGTGGAGGATGTGGCCACTCCGGAGGCGTTCGGGCGGAATCCGGAACTGGTCCAGCGATTCTACAACGAGCGCCGTGCCCGCCTTCTCGATGGCACCGTCCACCCGAACCCCGCCCACCACGCACTCGCACGGCTGGAACGGGAATATCCCGGCCAGGTGCTGCTCATCACCCAGAACATCGATGATCTGCACGACCGGGCCGGATCAAAGAGCCTCCTCCACCTTCACGGTGAACTGCTGAAATGCCGCTGCGTGGTCTGTGCTCACACCGGGGAGATCCGCACCGACCTTTCCACCCGCTCCATCTGTCCGGAATGCGACTCCACCGGCACGCTGCGGCCGGACATCGTCTGGTTCGGGGAGATGCCCTACCATCTGGATGAAATCTCCGCCGCCCTCCAGCGGGCGGATCTCTTCGTCTCCATCGGCACCTCCGGCTCGGTTTATCCCGCCGCAGGCTTCGTCGCCATGGCGGCCCGGAACCAGGCCAGCACCCTGGAACTGAATTTGGAGGCGACCAGCCGCGAGTTCCGCGACCGCCGCCTGGGTCCCGCCAGCGAGGTGGTGCCGCTCTGGGTCGCCGAGGTGCTGGGGAGATAG
- a CDS encoding class I SAM-dependent methyltransferase, which translates to MATLHHPAMATPLSGKSTVGEIRDRFDHDVERFSQLETGQQATIDAPLVLDLIGAVAKSHLRSGDRVLDLGCGAGNLTLKLIQEVGSLHCDLADLSLPMLERARERVAVTGCVSVEIHHCDLRVLDFPEGSFDCITAAAVLHHLREDADWEAVFRAIHRWLKPGGRLYVSDLVTFDEPAVQEVMWRRYGEYLESLGGADYRDKVFGYIDKEDSPRSLPYQISLLERCGFQSWDILHRNSVFACYRAVKAE; encoded by the coding sequence ATGGCCACGCTCCACCATCCCGCCATGGCCACCCCTCTTTCCGGGAAATCCACCGTCGGGGAAATCCGCGACCGGTTCGACCACGATGTCGAGCGGTTCAGCCAACTGGAGACCGGCCAGCAGGCGACCATCGACGCGCCACTGGTGCTGGATCTCATCGGCGCGGTGGCGAAGTCCCACCTGCGGAGCGGGGACCGGGTGCTGGACCTGGGATGCGGGGCGGGCAACCTGACACTGAAGCTCATCCAGGAGGTGGGTTCGCTCCACTGTGATCTGGCCGATCTCAGCCTGCCGATGCTGGAGCGCGCCCGGGAACGGGTGGCCGTCACCGGGTGCGTGTCCGTGGAGATCCACCACTGCGATCTGAGGGTTCTCGATTTCCCGGAGGGATCGTTCGATTGCATCACCGCGGCGGCGGTGCTCCATCATCTGAGGGAGGATGCGGACTGGGAGGCTGTCTTTCGGGCGATCCACCGTTGGCTGAAACCCGGTGGCAGGCTGTATGTCTCCGATCTGGTCACCTTTGATGAACCTGCGGTGCAGGAGGTGATGTGGCGGCGCTATGGCGAGTATCTGGAGTCGCTGGGCGGCGCGGACTACCGGGACAAGGTATTCGGTTACATCGACAAGGAGGACTCCCCGCGTTCCCTGCCCTACCAGATTTCGTTGCTGGAGCGCTGTGGTTTCCAGTCATGGGACATCCTCCACCGGAACAGCGTCTTCGCCTGCTACCGGGCGGTGAAGGCGGAGTGA
- the aroA gene encoding 3-phosphoshikimate 1-carboxyvinyltransferase, producing the protein MSSEFRVKAISRLHAEFSVPGDKSMSHRAAILGGLSNGSCTIRNFLPSEDCVNTLNAMKALGANYEVLEALEGYGPVDLVIHGQSGKLNAPAAPIDCGNSGTGMRLLAGLLAGQPFTTELFGDASLSGRPMGRITVPLGQMGAKIETKGEKPGCAPLLIHGAKLNPIDYDMPVASAQVKSAVLLAGLFAEGTTTVTQPAETRDHTERMLTSFRVSTKREGNTISIYGGQVPEATDFIVPGDISSAAFWLVAAAAIPGSRLVVKNVGLNPTRTAILKVLSRMGAHMIDVLHETHGEPIGNVEIHGAELQGTTIFPEEVPNLIDEIPVIAVAAALAEGRTIIRNAKELRVKETDRITTVVDNLRAMGANVTEFEDGMEIEGGAPLHGATIDSFGDHRIAMAFAIAGLFASGETVIRNVECVNTSYPGFAHHLDAIRREKSAPEDFNLPTVSK; encoded by the coding sequence ATGTCGTCGGAATTCCGAGTCAAAGCCATTTCCCGCCTCCATGCAGAATTCAGCGTGCCCGGCGACAAGAGCATGTCCCACCGCGCCGCCATCCTCGGCGGACTTTCCAACGGCTCCTGCACGATCCGGAATTTCCTCCCCAGCGAGGACTGCGTGAACACGCTCAACGCGATGAAGGCGCTGGGCGCCAACTATGAGGTACTGGAGGCCTTGGAAGGCTACGGCCCGGTCGATCTGGTGATCCACGGCCAGTCCGGAAAACTCAACGCTCCCGCCGCCCCCATCGACTGCGGGAACTCCGGCACCGGCATGCGCCTTCTCGCCGGTCTCCTGGCCGGGCAGCCGTTCACCACCGAACTGTTCGGGGACGCCTCCCTCTCCGGCCGGCCGATGGGCCGCATCACTGTGCCGCTGGGGCAGATGGGCGCGAAGATCGAGACGAAGGGCGAAAAACCCGGCTGCGCCCCCCTTCTTATCCATGGCGCGAAGCTCAACCCCATCGACTATGACATGCCGGTGGCCAGCGCCCAAGTGAAGAGCGCCGTCCTGCTGGCGGGCCTCTTCGCGGAGGGAACCACCACCGTGACCCAACCTGCGGAAACACGGGACCACACGGAACGGATGCTCACCTCCTTCCGCGTCAGCACGAAGCGGGAAGGCAACACCATCTCCATCTACGGCGGCCAGGTGCCGGAAGCCACGGACTTCATCGTTCCAGGTGACATTTCCAGCGCCGCCTTCTGGCTGGTCGCCGCGGCGGCCATCCCCGGCTCCCGCCTGGTCGTGAAGAACGTGGGCCTCAACCCCACCCGCACCGCCATCCTCAAAGTGCTCTCCCGCATGGGCGCCCACATGATCGACGTGCTCCATGAAACCCATGGCGAGCCCATCGGCAACGTGGAGATCCACGGTGCGGAGCTGCAGGGCACGACCATTTTCCCCGAGGAGGTACCGAACCTCATCGACGAGATCCCGGTCATCGCCGTCGCCGCCGCGCTCGCGGAAGGCCGCACCATCATCCGCAACGCCAAGGAACTCCGGGTGAAGGAAACGGACCGCATCACCACCGTGGTGGACAACCTCCGCGCGATGGGCGCGAATGTCACCGAGTTCGAGGACGGCATGGAGATCGAGGGCGGCGCACCGCTCCACGGTGCGACCATCGACAGCTTCGGCGACCACCGGATCGCCATGGCATTCGCCATCGCCGGGCTGTTCGCCTCCGGGGAGACGGTGATCCGCAACGTCGAGTGCGTGAACACCTCCTACCCGGGCTTCGCCCACCACCTGGATGCCATCCGCCGGGAAAAATCCGCTCCGGAAGACTTCAACCTGCCCACCGTTTCCAAGTGA
- the mnmE gene encoding tRNA uridine-5-carboxymethylaminomethyl(34) synthesis GTPase MnmE, with protein sequence MSPSSHDSRTTIAAIATPPGTGAVSLIRISGPDAIAVADRATRSKASSAMPRTACYCRVYDGKESIDDGLLTVFRGSHGFTGEDSVEFTGHGGMLVTREVLARFLEAGAVHAGPGEFTQRAFLNGKLDLTQAEGVMDLISAQTRLSLRAARSQLEGTLGKRTTEARDSLLETLAHLEAWIDFPEEDIDPQTGRVLRDRITSVLDTVRSLLATADQGRVLREGVRTVIFGEPNVGKSSLLNRLLGFERAIVSDIAGTTRDTIEETINLHGLPIRLIDTAGVRESDDRIEAEGIQRTVRQIEAADLLLEVSDGSQPKPSRGILPHTEAKHLLILNKTDLGEHPSWQGTSAVRLSCSTGGGFDELSDAIRGALHFADADWGEHAIAINARHQASLHTARTALEAALTLLDDTSNDVELAAIDLREALDALGEIPGKVDTEDLLGVIFSTFCIGK encoded by the coding sequence ATGTCCCCCTCCTCCCACGACAGCCGCACCACCATCGCGGCGATTGCCACCCCACCGGGCACTGGTGCCGTCTCGTTGATCCGCATTTCCGGCCCGGATGCCATCGCCGTGGCGGACCGGGCCACCCGTAGCAAGGCATCCTCCGCCATGCCGCGGACCGCCTGCTACTGCCGCGTCTATGACGGGAAAGAGTCCATCGATGACGGACTTCTCACCGTCTTCCGCGGCTCCCACGGATTCACCGGGGAGGACAGCGTGGAGTTCACCGGCCACGGAGGCATGTTGGTCACCCGTGAGGTGCTCGCCCGTTTCCTGGAAGCCGGTGCGGTCCATGCCGGACCGGGGGAGTTCACCCAGCGCGCCTTTCTCAACGGAAAACTGGATCTTACCCAGGCGGAGGGGGTGATGGATCTCATTTCCGCCCAGACGCGGCTCTCGCTGCGTGCCGCACGCAGCCAGCTCGAAGGGACGCTAGGCAAGCGCACCACGGAGGCCAGGGACTCCCTGCTGGAAACGCTCGCCCACCTCGAGGCATGGATCGACTTTCCCGAAGAGGACATCGACCCCCAGACCGGCCGCGTGCTCCGGGACCGGATCACCTCCGTGCTGGACACCGTGCGCTCCCTGCTGGCCACCGCTGACCAAGGCCGTGTCCTGCGCGAAGGGGTGCGCACCGTCATCTTCGGCGAGCCGAACGTCGGAAAATCCAGCCTGCTCAACCGGCTGCTCGGCTTTGAGAGGGCGATCGTCAGCGACATCGCCGGAACCACCCGCGACACCATCGAGGAAACCATCAACCTCCATGGCCTGCCCATCCGCCTCATCGATACGGCGGGCGTCCGCGAGTCCGACGACCGCATCGAGGCGGAAGGCATCCAGCGCACTGTCCGTCAGATCGAGGCCGCGGACCTGCTGCTGGAAGTGTCCGATGGCAGCCAGCCCAAGCCAAGCCGCGGCATCCTCCCGCACACGGAAGCGAAGCACCTCCTGATCCTCAATAAAACGGATCTCGGCGAGCATCCCTCATGGCAGGGCACGTCCGCCGTCCGGCTTTCCTGCTCCACCGGTGGAGGCTTTGACGAGCTTTCCGATGCCATCCGCGGCGCGCTCCATTTCGCGGATGCGGACTGGGGGGAGCATGCCATCGCCATCAATGCCCGGCACCAGGCCAGTCTTCATACCGCGCGCACCGCGCTGGAGGCGGCCCTCACGCTGCTGGATGACACTTCCAATGATGTCGAGCTGGCCGCGATCGATCTGCGCGAAGCCTTGGACGCCCTCGGTGAAATCCCGGGAAAAGTCGATACCGAGGACCTTCTGGGAGTGATCTTCAGCACGTTCTGCATCGGCAAATGA
- a CDS encoding pyruvate dehydrogenase (acetyl-transferring) E1 component subunit alpha: protein MDAEDHHLWQAATAECNLALTAAEKLRILTDLVRARVFEQHAMKYYNAGKMAGFLDLMIGQEGGAAAVRSMLQPQDHTIGGVRGLGFAVMRGLTMRECLAELMGKQTGSCKGKGGMFSFCSPAHHHWGIHGVAAAQTPLAAGFAFAMKYRNQAGVAVCFLGDGAMNQGVFHETLNLAALFSLPVIYVVENNGFSMFTSVKRSSAFKDHLGRRAEMYDMEWDHCAGHDIYAIRSALDSAMRRAREDQRPTLLEISTYRYFGATIADAMSHRYRTKEEIDWHKEHRDTVNLWLRRLIAEGIATEAMHEEIRAAAKKEAAEAVEWADAQPPPEISDISGDVYWETDHRTVASGIGRHFFNDG from the coding sequence ATGGATGCGGAGGACCATCATCTCTGGCAAGCCGCGACCGCGGAGTGCAACCTCGCACTCACCGCCGCGGAAAAGCTGCGCATCCTGACGGACTTGGTGCGCGCGCGTGTCTTCGAGCAGCATGCGATGAAGTATTATAATGCCGGAAAGATGGCAGGCTTCCTCGATCTGATGATCGGCCAGGAGGGTGGGGCGGCAGCGGTGCGCTCGATGCTGCAACCACAGGATCACACCATCGGCGGCGTGCGGGGGCTTGGCTTCGCCGTGATGCGTGGCCTGACCATGAGGGAGTGCCTCGCGGAACTGATGGGAAAACAGACCGGCTCCTGCAAGGGGAAGGGCGGCATGTTTTCCTTCTGCTCCCCGGCGCATCATCATTGGGGGATCCATGGTGTCGCCGCCGCCCAGACACCGCTGGCCGCCGGTTTTGCATTCGCCATGAAATACCGGAACCAAGCGGGTGTCGCTGTTTGCTTTCTGGGAGACGGCGCGATGAATCAGGGAGTCTTCCATGAGACGCTCAACCTCGCCGCGCTATTCTCTCTGCCTGTCATCTATGTGGTGGAGAACAACGGATTCTCGATGTTCACCTCCGTGAAGCGTTCCTCCGCCTTCAAGGACCACCTCGGTCGCCGGGCGGAGATGTATGACATGGAGTGGGATCATTGTGCCGGGCACGACATCTATGCGATCCGGTCCGCGCTGGATTCCGCGATGCGCAGGGCCAGGGAGGATCAGCGGCCCACTCTGCTGGAGATATCAACTTATCGGTATTTTGGAGCGACGATTGCGGATGCGATGAGTCACCGCTACCGGACGAAAGAGGAAATCGATTGGCACAAGGAGCACCGGGATACCGTGAATCTCTGGCTCCGTCGGCTCATCGCGGAGGGCATCGCCACGGAAGCGATGCACGAGGAGATCCGCGCGGCGGCGAAAAAGGAAGCGGCGGAGGCCGTGGAATGGGCCGACGCCCAACCCCCGCCGGAGATTTCCGACATCAGCGGGGATGTCTATTGGGAGACGGATCACCGGACTGTTGCCTCAGGAATCGGCCGGCACTTTTTCAACGATGGATGA
- a CDS encoding histidinol-phosphate transaminase, translating into MPINQYANSFVCDLVAYETGKPIDETARELGLDPASIVKVASNENPLGPSPKAKAAMREALEEANLYPDGAGFRLRTAIAEKFDLGLENVVIGNGSNEIIELLCHSFLNRDAELITAEHAFVVYKLMATLFGAKYVEVPDPGFIHDLEGMADAITPNTRLVFIANPNNPTGTVVGQEAIDRFMERVPEHVVVCFDEAYFEFLDEPFDTLKFVRQNRNVAVLRTCSKIHGLAALRVGYGLCGKDVAAILQKARQPFNVNAIAQAGAVAALKDDEHVEQTRAVNKEGLAFYEAAFKERGLEHVPSVANFILVNVGDGDRVFKEMLKQGVIVRAMRGYKLPDWVRISIGTPEQNARCLEVLDSVLAPVAV; encoded by the coding sequence ATGCCGATCAACCAATACGCCAATTCCTTCGTCTGTGACCTCGTTGCCTACGAGACGGGCAAGCCCATCGACGAAACCGCCCGTGAGCTGGGGCTTGATCCGGCCTCCATCGTCAAGGTCGCCTCGAACGAAAACCCGCTGGGACCGTCGCCGAAGGCGAAGGCCGCCATGCGCGAGGCGCTGGAAGAAGCGAACCTCTACCCGGACGGCGCCGGCTTCCGCCTCCGCACCGCCATCGCGGAAAAATTCGACCTCGGCCTGGAGAACGTCGTCATTGGCAACGGCTCGAACGAGATCATCGAACTGCTCTGCCACTCTTTCCTGAACCGGGATGCGGAACTCATCACAGCGGAGCACGCCTTCGTCGTCTACAAGCTGATGGCGACCCTGTTCGGCGCGAAGTATGTGGAAGTGCCGGACCCCGGCTTCATCCACGACCTGGAAGGCATGGCGGACGCCATCACGCCTAACACACGACTGGTCTTCATCGCCAATCCGAACAACCCCACCGGCACCGTCGTGGGCCAGGAGGCGATCGACCGCTTCATGGAGCGCGTGCCGGAGCATGTGGTCGTGTGTTTCGATGAAGCGTATTTCGAATTTCTCGACGAGCCGTTCGACACCCTCAAGTTCGTCCGCCAGAACCGCAACGTGGCGGTGCTGCGCACCTGCTCGAAGATCCACGGCCTCGCGGCCCTGCGCGTCGGTTACGGCCTCTGCGGCAAAGACGTGGCCGCCATCCTCCAGAAGGCGCGCCAGCCTTTCAACGTGAACGCCATCGCCCAGGCGGGAGCCGTCGCCGCCCTGAAGGACGACGAACACGTGGAACAGACCCGCGCGGTGAACAAGGAGGGGCTGGCGTTCTATGAAGCGGCGTTCAAGGAACGCGGCCTCGAACATGTCCCCAGCGTGGCGAATTTCATCCTCGTGAATGTCGGGGACGGCGACCGGGTTTTCAAAGAGATGCTGAAGCAGGGTGTCATCGTCCGGGCCATGCGCGGCTACAAGCTGCCGGACTGGGTGCGGATCTCCATCGGCACGCCGGAACAGAACGCCCGCTGCCTGGAGGTGCTGGATTCCGTCCTCGCACCGGTCGCGGTTTGA
- a CDS encoding FAD-binding oxidoreductase encodes MSGGPVIVGQGLAGTCVAWHLWWRGEPFSLLDREQGGASRVAAGLVNPVTGKNFEPSWRIAEFLPDALDFYARVERELGVTLWHPMTVLRLAASEKEWAKISSKLTEEKVKPWVGGVVDAPDGWVGAVEVTGGGRVDTRLFTDASRGFFRERGIYRKGDGATESTNVFCEGAAGLISGKYGPSRCAKGEILTVRADGWDESRIRVGGGGWMVPLGAGKFRAGATYEWDDLDEVPTEKGREFVEKIVCRLGGENFEVVDHVAGIRPILRRSEPLIGPLGDGNWMFNGLGSKGSLYAPAVADRLVKWMLDGVPCEADLSYPEFRTDG; translated from the coding sequence GTGAGCGGAGGCCCGGTCATCGTCGGACAAGGGCTGGCGGGCACCTGTGTGGCCTGGCATCTGTGGTGGCGCGGCGAACCGTTTTCCCTGCTCGATCGGGAGCAGGGTGGAGCATCGCGGGTGGCCGCCGGGCTGGTGAACCCGGTGACCGGGAAAAATTTCGAACCGAGCTGGCGGATCGCGGAGTTCCTGCCGGACGCGCTGGATTTCTACGCGCGGGTGGAGCGGGAGCTGGGTGTCACGCTGTGGCATCCCATGACCGTGCTGCGGCTGGCGGCGTCGGAGAAGGAATGGGCGAAAATTTCCTCAAAGCTCACGGAGGAAAAGGTGAAGCCGTGGGTGGGTGGTGTGGTGGATGCGCCGGACGGCTGGGTGGGCGCGGTGGAGGTGACAGGCGGTGGCCGGGTGGACACGCGGCTTTTCACGGATGCCTCGCGCGGGTTTTTCCGCGAGCGGGGGATCTACCGGAAGGGGGATGGAGCCACAGAGAGCACGAATGTTTTCTGTGAGGGGGCCGCAGGTCTGATCTCCGGAAAGTATGGTCCTTCCCGCTGTGCAAAGGGGGAGATCCTCACCGTGCGGGCGGATGGCTGGGATGAATCCCGCATCCGCGTCGGCGGCGGTGGTTGGATGGTGCCGTTGGGAGCAGGAAAATTCCGTGCCGGTGCGACCTATGAATGGGATGATCTGGATGAAGTACCCACGGAGAAGGGCAGGGAGTTCGTGGAAAAGATCGTCTGCCGTTTGGGCGGAGAGAATTTCGAAGTGGTGGACCACGTGGCGGGCATCCGCCCCATCCTCCGCCGCAGCGAGCCGCTGATCGGTCCGCTAGGGGATGGGAACTGGATGTTCAACGGCCTTGGCTCGAAGGGTTCCCTCTACGCCCCGGCCGTGGCGGATCGCCTGGTGAAGTGGATGCTCGATGGCGTGCCATGTGAAGCCGACCTCAGCTATCCGGAGTTCCGGACGGACGGTTGA
- a CDS encoding ubiquinone/menaquinone biosynthesis methyltransferase, protein MPDATYVRDAFARIADRYVLTNHVLSMGMDIWWRKVVTSRIRRWKPRHLLDVASGTGDLALEIQEACPDCDVTASDFCAEMLAHAESRGLVKTVVADALNLPFPDRAFDVVTVAFGLRNMADYPAALREMNRVLKPGGRLVILDFSLPDGILRGPYRFYLHKILPKLAGALTGEKDAYEYLGGSIEQFPAGKAMTDLLETCGFTATDATPLTFGVVSVYEGTKG, encoded by the coding sequence ATGCCTGACGCCACCTATGTCCGCGACGCCTTCGCCCGCATCGCGGACCGCTATGTCCTGACCAACCATGTCCTCAGCATGGGCATGGACATCTGGTGGAGGAAGGTGGTCACCTCACGCATCCGCAGGTGGAAGCCGCGGCACCTGCTGGATGTGGCCAGCGGCACGGGAGACCTGGCGCTGGAGATCCAGGAAGCGTGCCCGGATTGCGATGTCACCGCCTCCGACTTCTGCGCGGAGATGCTCGCCCATGCGGAGTCGCGCGGACTGGTGAAGACCGTCGTCGCGGACGCGCTCAACCTGCCGTTTCCGGACCGCGCGTTCGATGTGGTGACCGTCGCCTTCGGTCTGCGCAACATGGCGGACTACCCCGCCGCACTGCGGGAAATGAACCGCGTGCTGAAGCCGGGCGGACGTCTCGTGATCCTCGACTTCTCCCTGCCGGACGGAATCCTCCGCGGGCCCTACCGCTTCTATCTCCACAAAATCCTGCCAAAGCTGGCCGGTGCCCTGACCGGGGAAAAGGACGCCTACGAATACCTGGGCGGTTCCATCGAGCAGTTCCCCGCAGGCAAGGCGATGACGGACCTGCTGGAAACCTGCGGCTTCACCGCCACGGATGCGACGCCGCTGACCTTCGGCGTGGTGTCCGTCTATGAGGGGACGAAGGGATAA